CTCCTCTTCACCAATGGGTGGCGGTAATGAGCTGCATAACATCTGCGTTTCAGGCTGCcgggcacacacattgcatgggctggtagctgtgagctctGCTACCAGTGCCACAGAGTTCCAGTACCAGGGCGACTGACACTCGTAAaacacagacaaggtgggtgaggcaggtAATCTCTTATCGAACCAACTTTTGCTgcctttcaagctccacagagctcctcAGGTCACAAGAAGCTGGAAAGCTTCTCTTCACCATCAGaacttggtccagtaaaagatatttcctcactcatcttgtctctctcatcctgggacccacacagctacaacaacactcctGAACTCGGATAAGTTAGGTTCTGTTCTAGTGGATAGATTGGTGCATAGAGGCTGAAAGAAAATTGTACAGGGACTTTTGGGCTAGACCTGGtcagaaatttaaatattttccacaaaCTTTTGAAAGGAACAAATTAATGTTTCTGTGAAGTCTtcaggtttttatttaaaaacaaatatttccctaaacttttcagttttcaaaaattgaattttttggctcttgcaaatttttaaaatggaacacCTTACTGactgtttcatcagaaaataattTTTGACCAACTCCACTGTAGCTCAGCATTCTCTCCTGCCTCATTTGAGCACTGGACCACTTGCAGCTTGGTGCTCGGTctattgcaggggtaggcaacctatggtacgtgCGCCGAaagcagcacgcgagctgattttcagtggcactgacactgcccgggttctggccaccggtctggggggctctgcattttaatttaattttagatgaagcttcttaaacattttaaaaaaccttatttactttacatacagcaatagtttaattatatattatagacttatagaaagagaccttctaaaaacgttagaatgtattactggcacgcgaaacctgaaatcggagtgaataaatgaagactcagcacaccacttctgaaaggttgccgatccctggtctattgTGAGGTCACTGGACCAGATCCACCAAGATATTTAGACTCCTAATTCCCAGGGATTTCAACAGGAGTTCAGGGCCGAAATATCTTTTGCGAGGATACAGACTGTCCCATTCTGATTCTTCAGTCCTCCAAAGTCTTCTGCCAAAACCAGGGTAGGAAAAATCTTTTATTTCAAGAGTGAAATGCAAGCAAGAAAAATGTTGTCCCAGGTCACAAACGCTATTATGCTCCCTTCTCAAGTGAGTTCACAATGCCCCAGTGATGTAGGAAAGTGCAGTTAATCCTAAGTAACAGGCTGGGAAATGGATAAAACGTTAAGGCTGATGGGAGAAAAGGACATTGTATCTATAGGTTTCAgcgtggtagccatgttagtctgtatcagcaaaaacgaggagtccttgtggcaccttagagactaacaaatttatttgggcataagttttcgtgggctaaaacccacttcatcagatgcatggagtggaaaatacagtagtaggtgtatgtatgtgtgtgtggtacacaaagatgggagttgccttagcaagtggggggtcagtgctaacgagacaattcaattcaagtggaagtgggctattctcaacagtagaataccaagggaggaaaaatcacttttgtagtggtaatgaggtcAATGTaaacagggtggcccatttcaaaccattgacaagaaggtgtgagtatcagcagggggaaattagtttttgtagtgactcctccactcccagtctttattcaggcctagtttgatggtatccagtttgcaaattaattccagttctgcagtttctcattggagtctgtttttgaagttttttgttgaagaattgccacttaagTCTGAGTGTCccgggagattgaagtgttctcagactggtttttgaatgttataattctagacgtctgatttgtgtccatttattcttttgcgtataGACTGtgtggtttggccagtgtacacggcagaggggcattgctggcacatgatggtttATGTGACATTATGGGCTGAAGTGTCACCACTTTGAACCTGgaaactgctcccctcccctgtggcCGTGTTACATCCCAGCAGCAATCAGGGGCAAGGGGTTAACTGACTGGGCTCTAAGGCTGGCCAGTTGGAGAGTGAGGTGACTCTCTCCTGAAGCTATTGACACAGCCCATGCAGAAGGGGAGGTTTAGCATCAAGCAGGCTGTGGAGAGGAGACCCTGGAGGACTCTGCAGCACAAATGGCATTtgtagctgctgctggtggtaccttttgtggggggagaggcagagaagtgaTGGGCTTTCCCTGTGCTAgattcaggaaggagcagtgaCTGCCCAATACAAAGGGCTATTAGCTGAATTGCCCaaaataatgtctctgaaaaaccAGTTCTGTCCTGTCTCCAGAGGACCCTGCTTAATACTTGCCAAGTTTATTTAGGGTTCATGAAAAGGGGTTTCCCTGACCCAGGTGGAGCTCAggtctctgtggggggaggggcatggggacCCAGGTGCAGCCTCCAGGGCCAAGGTGAAAGCAGTGATCCTTTGCAGAAGGGGAAATGGGACACCTGTTTCATAGTTCCTGTCCTGAGGATGGGAGGTGCCCCAGAATGACTGCAGGATGGAGTTACCGATGGTGCAGGGACAGAAGGAGCAGCTGTCTGCAGAACATCAGGccactggggaggagaggggtggcCTGATCCTGATGGTCAGGGGCTTGAGGGAGAGCTAGGGACACTGCATGCAGAGACCTCAAAACCCTGGAGAAGATTGTGACTGAAACTAAGCCTGGCATTAAAGAGTGTGGGGCACTTGGGGAATATGGCTATATGACTACAATATATGGAGTCTATTTTGGGTTGGGGGTGAGAGCAGTTCAGAGGGGGCCTCACAAGTAAGGGAAAAGGCAGGTTTTTGTGGAAGGGGGGGGAGGTATGTCACTCAGTGGCTGGCACCAGGAACTGCAGTAGGTCCTGCACCCCTGTTGGGACAATGAAGGGGCTATAAGGGGCAAAGGGCATTCCTgagagggaggggctgtgaggaagAACTGGCTGAGGGAGACTGGGGTAGGAAATGACAGGAAGCATCTGCCACAGTCCCTGAGATGCAGAAAGTGAGCTGAGAAACTGTCTTGATTTGTTCCAGTTTGGGACTAAACTGCGTCAGAGCCTGGGTGTGGCCGTGAGCCCTTGgcaagctggggagaagcccGGCCCTGCGACGGTTCCCATTCCGTTCTTTGGCAGGAGTCTCCTGTAGCCCTAGGCTGTGACAGATGCTGCCTTCAATCCGatctcctctcccctgcctggGTCTCCATCACTCTCCCGACTCTTGTGTCTGTGACCCTGTCTGTCACTGGCTACATGTTGAGCTCCTGCATCTCACTCTGGaaccagtgagagctgcaggtgtCCAGCCCCTCTCGGGACTACCCCTGTTGGCTGCGTTTCATGGCaccgtgctgtaccctccatctTGTGTTCTAGGCTGATCACAGCAGACCCACCCGGGGACTGACAGCCAGCGCCTCCTGTACAGGGGAATACAGGCAGGGGCTTCAGTGTTAGCTGGAGATGGGCAGATATCAGAACCATCCCTCCACCCTTCCCTGATCGCTGGGGGCTCTGATAAAAGGACCTATTGGCTGTGGGCCCATACGTTGTCCAGCCTTGTTTGTGAATGACCCGCCTGTAACGTGGGTTGCCTTGAACTCTCAGATCTGTTGTTCACCCTGACCCCCAGGCCAggagcaactcccattgatttcagcttgGAGATACTCTTACCCCCCAGTCCGCATCAAACCCTGACATCGCTGGCTTGAAGCTTTCAGGAGGTTGGGCTTCTAGAGTTTTCCAGTGAGCAGAGTCAGCTCTGCCAACTAATTCCACTGCAACAATTTGTACTTCGCTGGGTGACCTGGGTTCAGTCTGTAGTGGTGTAAGGACAATGTCTGAGAACGAGAGAAGTGGACAGAGGCTATTGAGTGTCCACAGGAAGTGGAGAGGAAATAATTGTTTAGCTATATTGTAGAggggaagttaatgggagctagAACTGAAGAGTCGGGAGAGGTAAAGACAGATCTCTCAATGGTCTCTGATTCTCTCACTCAGAAATTTAATTCCATAAAACATGAACAGGTAATAAGAGAGAAGCGGTGTTTTGCTTACTTCTCCCAGTTCAGGATGTGCCCCAGTGTTCCTTATGACCGATTTATGGAAATATTGGACGCTGAGGTTGATGAATGGGGCATATTTGTACAGTtaaggagaaccttttttctttgatgggggtattggttttcataaccatttgtccccataacgagtggcactggtggtgatactgggaaactgaagcgtctaagggaattgcttgtgtgacttgtgatTAGCCAGtgaggtgagaccaaagtcctctttggctggctggtttggtttgccttagaggtggaaaatccccagccttgggctgtgactgccctgatttagcaatttgtcctgaattggcactctcagttgggtcccgccagaaccgcattctTACAACTCACTATACCAATCATGCATTGgtttcctaaccactgggctaagggaTATATTGACAGAGGATCCCTCGGTTTCAGCTGTCGTATTCTGGATCAATACCAgatcattggagcaggggactgggcccTGGATTTCTCACCTTCCAGCTCAGTCCCTACCCACCAGGCTTCAGTCacgctctctggcccaatgaatcttCGAGCTGTGACTCGGTGCGGGGGGAGGAATAGGGAAGGGATGCAGTGAGGTTCTGCACACTTAAAAGGAAGTGCTCCAAGACACAGCCAAGCAGAGGAACGGTTTAAGTCGTCTCCGGTCTAGGGATTGAGCGAGAGGGGAGGCTGGCAGGTCGGCACTGGAGATGGTAGGTCTAGCACCTTCTTCTACTTGGGGACGTGGCTGGATTCACCTGCGCAGTGTttaggaaggagggaggcaggcagaggagctgctgctcaCAAGGGAGAGCTACAAGCTGGATCCTTAGCGACAGCCCCCACCCTCCGCCCCAGACACCTCTGAGTGTGGGGACAGGGGACAGTGCCAGGAACAGAGACCCCCAAATGGCCCCCAGAGCAGGACCctgcatgggcagcagggacgATGCCCTGACAGTGCCCCAAGACCCCTGCAGAAGGAAACTCCAGGTGGTGAGGGGGTTCGTCGCccagtgtgcttggcaccaataaagacaccgaggggagaaagcaagccaagtttatttcagagctctgaaatggcactaggagaccagcatgtctcaaatccagtgcaacaaatacaaacaacttttaccttttatactccaaactgtttgcatacatctctttgtctggctgttcccccttccccctcccttccagacaactggtacaataagctctacataagcttgtgagaactttcccagtctttgcaaccttgagttagacgcctgcaaacgaactaccccgcttcttatctctattatttctgctagtgtgagtgaaactgcagccatctgctaaaaagctgacattacatttctgcttcagcctacttcagagcctGTCAGCAGTTAGcagagaagtaggtgagagttcccaagatggagtcactgtggttcacagacccagagcaaaacagcttcatcggcacttttgaccttccactctcccgagttacctggtagctatgcctagtggaccccaacccCAGCATGAGGATTGGTTGGGAAAGTGGAGATGGGCTACCAGAGACGGCCTCATTCAAAGCCTCCCTGCCAGCCAAAAGACAGCATGGAGCCTCTCCGGCCTGGGAGGCTGCTTGaggagccagccagccacccccgGGAAGCTGAGACCCGGATGAGAGGAGTACCCAGCCCTTGCCACACCACCAGCCTAGCTTCACTGGTTCAGACcacacccctcctttcccccagatcTCTGGCAaggctgggctcagcccctgttGGTAAGATGTCagagggtacatctgcactgtgCTTTACACCCACAGCAGTGCGTCTCACAGCCCAGGTTCGCAGAGCTCACActattgttgacgtcactaggcatcaccctaggtaactcgggagggtggaaggccactaagtgtcaatgaagccttcctgcactaggcctaagtgaaccaaactccttccatgtttaaactctaatcaacctcaaaagccaggtgcaattggaatatgtaagtaagcagttatctgtgtgcaaccccctgctcaagcggtaataatgaggcctgcatgtttcaggctgaagggaaaaaggacaagataacggtttaaagaagttactaacaagctaggcttatagatgccaagaatgacttaactgcttaaatgtaatcgttatttgcttagtaactattatcagggacgggaggggtagagggaggaatggggggagaaagggagggctagaggggaaagggcgggggtgaggcttaactgcaaaatgtataaaagaagaaacattgttcctgttagtgtgcttgatttgagacttgccagtctccttgcaccgctttgggatcccaaataaactttgtttgcttctccacctggtgtgtttattgacgcgaagcacaccgggcaacgaacccgctgttgctgtcctcgagcacacctgtgctggcaacactATGGCCCTAcacacagctgtgtagacattcgggctggtGCAGGATCCTGCCCTCTgaagccagggagaggaggggcctgCTGGCAGCATTTCCGGTTTAGACCCAGGGATGGTTCCCATTGTTTCTAATTCTAATAGAACTCTATTACACTGGAATATTGCTCCGACTGACTGAGCTGCTCAGCTGTTTATCTGATTTATGGACAAAAACTGCCTCCATCCTCTGAGCTGAACTCATGACACTGACCGACAACATCTCACATTCCTGCAGCTCTTTGATGGCCTGCCGCTGCCCCTGCCAGGGGAGAATTCACAGACGTATCCTGGgaaagccctgggaggggagtgacaTTGTTGTTGCACCATCAgtcactcctggtctgctcaggGACATTTCACTGCCAGGCCCACTGAAACCGTTTCATTTGGGCCACATTCCCACCTGGGGGTGATTATTTACGGACCTAAATCCTATTCCTCCTAATCTCTTCTCTTGGCTTTTGgcccctcctgtatcccagaaAGCAGTAGAGTCCCTAGCAATTACCTGAGAAACACGGCCCCCTGAGGCTGAGGGAGCCAGGCGCTTCCACCCTAGTTACAATGGAGAGGCCTTCACATGGGCCTGCACGGCTTCCCAAGAAAGCTCACAgttccccagccaggccaggggccgaTGAACTCCTCCGTACAGGCGTGGTCCAAGCCAGCCCTCCCCTCTGCAAGTGCTTCCCTGGGCCTGCTGACTGCATTGAGAAAGTCCCAACCCCATTTCCAGCACCGGCACCAGCAGCAGTGTGAGTTTTGGTGCAGACAGAGTGCAGGGGGTTGGCACCTGTCGTGGATTAgagggtctgggccatgccccagccTTTAAACCAGGCCCTGGGAGTAACCCCTTTAGTGTGCCAGACTTCCAAGGGCAGGCCACGTGACTATTACTGCAGGCCTGGGCCTTCAGACTCCAGCTCCCCTGTTTCTCAcgtagtgacaggtttcagagtagcagctgtgttagtctgtattcgcaaaaagaacaggagtacttgtggcaccttagagattaacaaatttatttgagcataagcttttgtgggctacagcccacttcatcagatgcatagaatggaacatatggtAAGAAGATATAtctacatacagagaacatgaaaaggtgggagttgccctaccaattctaagaggctaattaatttttTACAGTGTGGTAGGCGTGTCGGGACAATGCCACGTCTGGTTTCcgccttagggctctgaaccgccgacgggcatgctcaggtgttagccccattctaattctggccttttgtttaaaatgttcgtagtcgttcatgtgttctttaggcatttcatctgccacctctgctacagcctggaatggaacccacaaTTCCTGAggtctctgctgtcagcaaatagctgtgaaatccCCTGGCAAAATGTGTGTCTCATCTCCCTCTAGTGCTGGCCCATAGGGAGTATGACAACCTGCTACTGCTATTGGTTCCTCCAGtcgctcaagtggcagaggtctgtgcacgGGATCTCAGGATTTTAACCCTGCTGATGATCCATATCGGTGTCACTATGATGCCACGTGATGGGTCTTCTGTTTtttacagtttgctttttaaaaaacgtaGAAagttacagacacacacacacacacacactacagaaaaacctactttaaaagaacattgttaacgtttcaaagtcaagcactgatacCCTAGGGAATACCAGAGCCCTTGCCTCGCTGAGTGCATGGGATGGACCTACGCTAGGGAATGAACGCAGGTTGTACAGTGAGAaaagctgttgtctgtaggagccCTACCCCATCTGTTGCAGGAGCTGGAAGGTGTGATGAATGAGGCGGGgttgcaagaagagaaaggatggtttcaAGGGTAACGCTGTTGACTGccgccctggagaattggattctatccgtgcctctgccccagagttgccatgtggtgctgggcaagtcacttaaaccaaacttttcccaGGTGGCCACTGAATGTGTGTTCCTCACTTTCTGGGTGCTCAAAtggagaccctggggtctgatttgcagaagtgctgagcgctcacagctgcaactgaagtcaatgggaacagtGCTCTGAACATAGTGCTTTAGAATGCTAAATACTCCAGAAAATCCGGTCCTCGGGGTCTCAAATGCAGATACACAATGTATATCCGCGGGTGCGGATATCTGTGGCTATAAAGCGGATCTCCACGGATTCGCAGGGCTCTAGTGACAGCGAGTGAGACCCACAGGGCCATGGCCAACGActgggccaggaaccgcagcggcGAAAGAAGCAGCATGTCGGGCTGTCGTCGCAGGAGCCggaacccagcccaggcagctcctccggcatgACTGTACCTCCGCCAGCCCTGCCAGCGGGGCGGGCACTAGACTGACTGGCAGCTGTCTCTGGTCACACTAGTGTGTGCAAGCGGTGTCTCCTGACCGGGAGCATGTGCGCCTGTCTCCCTCGTTGTCACTAGAGCCCTGCATGTCTGCGGTATCTGCTTTAGATCCATGGATATCTGCATCTGTGGAGATAATtatgtatccgcgcagggctctactcaaatgggacacccaaaattacttccggccttaatctctctagtccagctcctcaaaggtatttaggcacctaacttgcaataaaatcaatggcagttaagtgcctaaatacctttgagaaccagtgcctctatgcctctgttcccatctgtgaaatggggctaataccCCCCATTcatctcccagggctgttgtgagtATAAACTCATTCatgtctgtgaagcactcagGTACTGGCATGATGAGCGCTATAGAAAAGCCTTTgggggaaatgaataattctgtcttcagagcagggtttgtataatgtgcagtaaataaggcgggggtggggggaggagcagtcACACATTGACCAGTGAGGAGAAAACACACTATTGAATAGctcctcattcagtgagcaccgtCCATCCTCTTCACCGAGGGAGGCAGAGGACCCATGGAAAAATAGTACATTATCATGCCATTAAAGACTATACAATTGTGCATGCGCATAAGGGGGCTGAACTCAGttacatgggcaaccttaattgtggcatttcctaacgtttgagcgcttgactttgcaacctaaataatgttcttttaatgcagttcctTTGTGTGTGATATAAGATATAGTCTGGTGTCACCCATCGATAGTCAACTcatagctctgtcactgactgtcACACAACTTTGCCTGTTTTTACTCTTTCCAACAGTGCTAGTGACTCAGGTGGAAGTGGGAGCCTGGACCTACCATTATGGTAACAAAGCTGATTACTCCTGGGAGCTGGCCAGAGACTTTTGCAGGTCATTCTACACTGACCTCGTAGCAATCCAGAACCAGGGGGAAATTGCTTATCTCAACAGTGTCTTACCCCACCATAGAACATACTACTGGATTGGGCTACGAAAAATAAACAATGTCTGGACGTGGGTTGGCACCAACAAGGCCCTGACGAAGGAGGCTGAGAACTGGGCTAACAAGGAACCCAACAATAAAGGGAGGAACCTAGACTGTGTGGAGATTTACATAAAGAGGGATCGTGATGCTGGAAGATGGAAtgatgagaactgccaaaagaaaaagagggcGCTGTGTTACGAAGGTAACCACCCCACCACTGTCATTCTCTATGGAAGTGTGGGTCTGTCTAACACGTGTAGGGCTGGGGAGAGTTGCtagattgacagctctggagaaatAAGTCCCTAATTGTCCATAAAAGAGGGCCACGCAGACGGGAGCTGAGCCTGGGCTCTCAATGAGTCTTGCTTTGATCCCTATATTCGTCTCATCACAAAGTCCCGTTGTAAATTGACATGCCAGACGCTTGGTCCCAGGAGCACCTGTTCTGAGCCCTGGGGAGAtgcagtggagtctccttccAAAGAGTTACTACCCTCTTCGGAGTGCaatcagtgcggggggggggggggcagggaggtcaaAGCACAGCCTGATAGCCAAACGTGGCACACGCTGCCCTCTGATCAATGCCTGGGTGTGTCCCCTGCAGGCCCAGCATGCAACGCTCCATCTCAATCCAGAGGGCAGCCTACCCGTCCAGGTCAGCGCTGTCCACAGGCAGCGCCTCTGGGTCCACGAGCAGTGTGACCATCTGTGCAAAGCAGCCACTgcctccaagcttctggcaaggtGCCAGTGCCACCTGGCTGGGCAAAGCTTGGGTGCCCTGGATGGTATCTAGGCCCCGAGTGCTCTTGCAGGGCCGGAGCCAAGGCCTTTGAAAGCGGGTTTTTAACCCATGACTTTAACAGGCTCTGACAGAATCCCGCAGTGAAGAAATGCAGCAGGGATGGAgtgcaggatccgggcagtggggtggggtctgACTGGGCTCTAAGGAGTTGTTAGGGTGGATCCTAACCCAGCTGTATCTCTGCAGCGTCTTGCCAGCGTTCCTCCTGCAGCCAGTGTGGCGAGTGCGTGGAGACCATCGGGAACTACGCCTGTGATTGCTACCCTGGTTTCTACGGGCCTGAGTGTGAACACGGTAAGGGCAGTCGAACAGGGGCACTAGGGGAGGGAGCCCCGCTGCAGGTCCTGCTACAGTCACTGCATTTACTTTCTGGAGGGTCCCAACTCCCCCTGAGGGCATACCTGGCTCTGTAGAGGGTCGTTGGGGAAGAAGGCCTCTGTCAGGACTTGCAGCTCCTCTGTGCTCGGGTCTGTAAATGGCCCTGGCAGTCCTGGACAGTCCTCGGCTCCCTCAGGGtctgcagcagcctcccagctctgtgggtttcttgtcttGGGTtggctgtagggttccattgttgaagctgatggtggtgtccaggaagttgatgctagtgtgggagtgttcctcAGAGAGTTTAATGGCTGGCTGGGTGGTAgttgttgaagttgtgatggAAATCTGTGTGGGAGTTTAAGCGTTGTATTTTGCTGCGGTTCTGGgagtactagggtgaccagatgtcccaattttatagggacagtcccgatttttgggtctttttcttatataagctcctattaccccccacctcctgtcctgatctttcacatttgctgtctggtcaccctagggagtaCGTCTCCCAGACCCGAGGAAGAGCTCGATGGtgcgaaagctcgtctctctcaccaacagaagttggtccaataatagctattccctcacctgccttgtctctctaatatcctgggactcacACAGCTACAGTGCACTCAGCGTGATGGCATTTCTCTTGGTCTGTGACACAATAATTTGAAACACCGCAGCCCATCAATTCCAACATTGGGGAGGATGGAGGACCTGGTCTGAGGATAATGCTGGAATGAGGATACAGCTAAAGCCCCAAGCATGCAGGGAGAATGGGGGGCCCTGGAATGGTAGAAAGGGAGAGAATTAGGGCACAGAATGCTCCTGGCTTGGGGCAGAATTGGGGACTGTGGCATggaggggggtgtgtgggggctagggagtccctgaaatagagtggggtgggagggtggcaccCAGGGACCTtgtgggggacagagggatgcAAAGAGTCCCTGGTGCATGCAATGTGCTTGACTTGACTTACAGAAGTAACAAAACATGGGCATCTCTCTAGTTTAGCCCCCGAAGAGTCCAACCCAAACCCACAAAGGGctgagcagagtcaggataaagtTGTATACTCAGTAATAGGTTGTTATTGAATGTTTGCTTTGCAATAGTGCTTAGAGGCCTCAACCAACATGTGGGGCCgactgtgctaggccctgtacactaGAGCGGTTTCAGTTTGTGAGAAGTTTCATTGTTTCACAACTGGCTTCATTCCAAACCAAGATGGATCAGGACTGCACCCGGGCCAGGGACCCGAGGACTTCCAGAGTCCCAGAGGCCAGTTACAagtagagcagcctggggagtcACTGGCCCAGGACTCTAGAGGCCCTGGGATATCCAGCACGGGGCAGTCTGCATGGCGGCGCGACCTCAGAGCTGCACCCCTGGGAGCTGGTCCTGGAACTTCCAGGCTTCCAGCTCCATGACACGGACACTGGAAGCGCCAAGAGCCCTGGCTCGAGCAGGGAGCCTAGCAGACAACAAGAGCCCCTAgagacctggctctgccacagcgtGGGGAGCCCACCCGCCCTGAGACTCGACTCCCgactccccgagctggggctcgcgggacagaagaacataagaacggccagactgggtgagaccaaaggtccatctagcccagtgtcctgtcttctgacagtggccagtgccaggtgccccagagggaatgaacagaacaggaatcatccagtgatccatcccctgtcgctcattcccagcctctggcatccccatccccgcccatcctggctaatagc
Above is a genomic segment from Chrysemys picta bellii isolate R12L10 chromosome 14, ASM1138683v2, whole genome shotgun sequence containing:
- the LOC135975701 gene encoding P-selectin-like is translated as SSFVCDIRYSLVSPIDSQLIALSLTVTQLCLFLLFPTVLVTQVEVGAWTYHYGNKADYSWELARDFCRSFYTDLVAIQNQGEIAYLNSVLPHHRTYYWIGLRKINNVWTWVGTNKALTKEAENWANKEPNNKGRNLDCVEIYIKRDRDAGRWNDENCQKKKRALCYEASCQRSSCSQCGECVETIGNYACDCYPGFYGPECEHEITDLMVNQTPTSVSDFEGSELTMNCTFKTVNNHSTMYVRWYNYGTEALKTELVNDSDVITTLHLDNGFASLTLKNANSSDTGTYVCEVGITARNLSVSGAGTQVTINPVNQTI